Part of the Acidobacteriota bacterium genome, ATCGGATTGACCTCGACGATGTCGATCGAGCCGATGGTCGCCTCGGAGGCGAGGATCTCCATCAGCAGATGGGCTTCGCGATAGCTCAGGCCGCCGGTCACCGGGGTGCCGACGCCGGGGGCTTCGCGAGGGTCGAGGCTGTCCATGTCCAGGCTGACGTGGATCTTGGGCAGATGGGCGAGGCGGCGCAGGGCCTCCTCGGCGACGGCGCCGATGCCGAGCTGATCGATCTCGCGCATGGTGTAAACGCCGGCGCCGCTGTCGCGCAGCATGGTGCGCTCCTGCGAGTCGAGATCGCGAATCCCGATCAACACCACGTCGGCCGGGTCGACCTTCGGTCCGGGCCGCCCGAGGTTGACCAGCTCCGGGTGCCCGAGGCCGGTGAGGGCGGCCAGGGGCATGCCGTGGATGTTGCCGCTGGGCGAGGACTCGGGGGTGTTGAAGTCGCCGTGGGCGTCGATCCAGACGACGCCTACCGGGCCGTGGTGGGTGGCGGCGCCGACGGTGCCGGCGGCGATCGAGTGGTCACCGCCGAGGAACAGCGGCAAATTGCCGGCGGCGATGGTCTCCTGGCCGGCCTGATAGATCGCTTCGCAGGCCGCCACCACTGAAGGCAGGAACTCGAGGCCCCCCTCCTCGGGCAGCGTGTCGCGAACCGGGATTTCGATGTTGCCGCCGTCGCGGACGGTGTAGCCGAGCTCCCGAACCTTGTCGCCGAGGCCAGCGTAGCGCAGCGCGCTCGGACCCATGTCGACGCCGCGTCGCGCCTGGCCGAGGTCCATGGGGACACCGATGGTGCAGATCTCCCGTGACATGACTCAAACCTCCTCTTGATCGAATGTTGACGGCCCCGGTTCTCGCCGCCTGCGGCTCAGGCCATGCTCGGCGGCGGGGCGCGATCTTATCTCGCCCGCGCGGAGAGTTCGAGAGGTCGATCGCTGGCGCCGGGAAGGTTCGAGTAGAGTCGCGCCAGGATGATCCGAGAGGAGGCGATGATGCGAGAGCAGTTCCGGGTTTTCGAGCCGGTGCGGGTGCGTTGGGCGGACATGGACTCCTTCGGTCATGTCAACAACGCCTGCTACTTCACCT contains:
- the rocF gene encoding arginase, whose product is MSREICTIGVPMDLGQARRGVDMGPSALRYAGLGDKVRELGYTVRDGGNIEIPVRDTLPEEGGLEFLPSVVAACEAIYQAGQETIAAGNLPLFLGGDHSIAAGTVGAATHHGPVGVVWIDAHGDFNTPESSPSGNIHGMPLAALTGLGHPELVNLGRPGPKVDPADVVLIGIRDLDSQERTMLRDSGAGVYTMREIDQLGIGAVAEEALRRLAHLPKIHVSLDMDSLDPREAPGVGTPVTGGLSYREAHLLMEILASEATIGSIDIVEVNPILDDRNQTATLAVDLLTSLLGKSIF